The sequence CCATGCCGGAAACCGGCATCGGCTTCTTCCCGGATGTCGGCTCCAGCTTCTTCCTGTCGCGCATGCCGAGCCACACGGGCCTCTATTGCGCGCTCGGTGCCATCCGTCTGGCGCGCGGCGATGCGCTCCATGCGGGCATTGCCACCCATGCCGCGCCCGCGGCCGCCTTCGACGCGATCGTCGCACGCCTCGCGGAGTCGGACGACGTCGACGCTGTGATTTCCGAGTTTGCCGAGCCGGCGGCGCCGGAAACGCTCGGTTCGCTGGCCCTTGCCATCGAGGCGGTCTTTGCCACGGGCTCGGTCGAATCGATCCTGGCAAGGCTGGACGCCCTGCAGGGGCCGCTCGCGGATTGGGGCGGCGGCACGGCCGCGGCGATCCGCGGCAAGTCGCCGACCAGCCTGCGGATTGCGCTGCGGCAGATCCGCGCCGCAGGCGAGCTCGCATTCGAAGACTGCATTCGCCTCGATTGGCGCATCGCCAACGCGATCCTCGACGGGCACGACTTCTATGAAGGCGTGCGGGCGGCTCTGGTCGACAAGGATCAATCGCCGCGCTGGAACCCTGCTACGCTCGACGCAGTTGACCCGGGCGTGATCGAAGGGCACTTCGTGGCTCCCCTCGACGGAGACATTCCGCTGCCATGATGGACAATGAAGTCACCCAGCTCCCCAGCGAGCCGGACAATCCCTACGATCTGGCGCTGAACGTCTATCTGCGCGGCGTGGCGGCCATTCTGCTGCTGCTCGGCCTTCGTCACTGGCTCTACATCGCCGGCGTGTTCCAGGACGATGGCTGGAGCCTGGAGACGATGTCGAACCAGTGGCGGTTCGTCACCATCAACCTCGCCGTCGTCGACCTCGTCGCGGCCGTCGGGCTGTGGATGCGCGTGGCCT is a genomic window of Kaistia defluvii containing:
- a CDS encoding DUF6163 family protein is translated as MMDNEVTQLPSEPDNPYDLALNVYLRGVAAILLLLGLRHWLYIAGVFQDDGWSLETMSNQWRFVTINLAVVDLVAAVGLWMRVAWGNVIWVYIAMFEVAMHTVFADTFGFDWLIVSFHVVSLLVFVGLLVMSRRHEAAAG
- a CDS encoding enoyl-CoA hydratase/isomerase family protein encodes the protein MAEPEILFERRGHAGLVTLNRPGALNALSHGMVTALAQALEGWRDDPEIRLVIVRAVGRAFCAGGDIRAVYEAGQGSPAQKAFFEAEYRLNAAIKAFPKPYVALIDGYVMGGGAGISVHGSHRVFAEKAVFAMPETGIGFFPDVGSSFFLSRMPSHTGLYCALGAIRLARGDALHAGIATHAAPAAAFDAIVARLAESDDVDAVISEFAEPAAPETLGSLALAIEAVFATGSVESILARLDALQGPLADWGGGTAAAIRGKSPTSLRIALRQIRAAGELAFEDCIRLDWRIANAILDGHDFYEGVRAALVDKDQSPRWNPATLDAVDPGVIEGHFVAPLDGDIPLP